In BD1-7 clade bacterium, one genomic interval encodes:
- the slyX gene encoding Protein SlyX, whose translation MTLPEDAHEQLVDQLTEQLIHLQTQATYQEDTIQTLNDMVAKQQQDIMDIQKKMDNLVEELKLVLQSADSSSINTGFEKPPHY comes from the coding sequence ATGACATTACCTGAAGACGCGCATGAACAGTTAGTTGATCAATTAACGGAGCAGCTGATTCACCTGCAAACTCAAGCAACCTACCAGGAAGACACGATTCAGACGCTTAATGATATGGTTGCCAAGCAGCAGCAGGATATTATGGATATCCAGAAAAAAATGGATAACCTAGTTGAAGAGCTCAAACTGGTATTACAAAGTGCCGACTCTAGCAGCATTAATACCGGGTTTGAGAAACCACCGCATTACTGA
- the hprA gene encoding Glycerate dehydrogenase, with translation MSHDAVILDYASLAPDDLNLKAFWALPFTWQTFDHTDDEDIAERVRDKSLVLANKVPLGADVLKANPQLKLIIIMATGTNNVDLEAARACGIKVCNIVDYSTESVVQHTISLMLALQTRLIDYAGAVREGQWQGSPFFGLLDFPIQEVAGQTLGIIGLGNIGCRVRDVSKALGMNVVVAQSVVPGVAAQPGRLPLEQLLAQSDVVSVHSPLSSYTEGLLDADKLALMKPSAILLNVGRGGIIDERALADALRRKQLRGAGIDVLAIEPPAQGNPLFDELLENLIVTPHSAWGSQQSRQNLINQMVQILSAWGQEDLLNRVV, from the coding sequence ATGTCTCATGACGCTGTGATATTGGATTATGCTAGCTTGGCACCGGATGACCTGAATCTTAAGGCCTTTTGGGCATTGCCGTTTACTTGGCAAACCTTCGATCATACGGATGACGAAGATATCGCCGAGCGTGTTCGAGACAAGTCGTTGGTGCTAGCTAATAAAGTCCCTTTGGGTGCCGACGTACTCAAAGCCAACCCGCAGTTGAAGTTAATCATTATTATGGCGACGGGCACGAACAATGTTGATCTTGAAGCTGCACGTGCGTGTGGTATCAAAGTGTGCAACATCGTCGATTATTCCACGGAATCTGTCGTTCAGCATACCATCAGCCTGATGCTGGCGTTGCAAACACGCCTGATTGACTATGCCGGAGCCGTGCGCGAAGGGCAGTGGCAAGGTAGCCCGTTTTTTGGTCTGCTGGATTTTCCGATTCAGGAAGTAGCCGGGCAAACCTTAGGTATTATCGGCTTGGGGAATATTGGTTGCCGAGTACGAGATGTATCAAAAGCTTTAGGAATGAATGTTGTTGTGGCCCAAAGCGTTGTGCCAGGAGTAGCGGCTCAACCAGGTCGTTTGCCATTGGAGCAATTGCTGGCCCAGAGCGATGTTGTGAGTGTTCATAGCCCACTGTCGTCCTATACCGAGGGGTTGTTGGATGCTGACAAACTGGCATTAATGAAACCTTCAGCCATTTTGTTGAACGTAGGGCGTGGCGGCATCATTGATGAACGTGCTCTAGCGGATGCCTTGCGTAGGAAGCAACTGCGTGGTGCTGGCATTGATGTACTCGCGATCGAACCGCCAGCACAGGGCAATCCGTTGTTTGACGAGCTGTTGGAGAACCTGATTGTGACGCCACATTCTGCCTGGGGCAGTCAGCAATCGCGGCAGAACTTGATCAATCAGATGGTGCAAATACTCAGCGCCTGGGGTCAGGAAGATTTGCTGAATCGGGTTGTTTAA